The Vanrija pseudolonga chromosome 1, complete sequence genomic sequence ACACCAACGTCAACGCAAATGCAGCTCGATGCCACGCAGATGCAGTTAAaccaggcgcaggcggcacTCGGACGGTCTCATCACCCAAGGAGTGTCGACGACATGTTCCACAGCGAGACTGGACTCGAGGGCGGAagtgatgacgaggacggtgaGTACCCGTCGCCAGACACCGATACACAAACTGACGCTCGACAGAATCTCCCGTGCCACCAAAAAGGCGGCGAGAGACACAAGACGTCCCAGGAGGCTTTACGTATGTCGACAAGGAGAGTGGCGAGTCGGGTCGCCGCAAGATCAGGATCGAGTACATTACCGACAAGTCTCGTCGGCACATCACCTTcagcaagcgcaaggctggAATCATGAAGAAGGTGAGCGAGCCACGAGGCACCGTGTGTTCAGAGCAGACACTGACGAGTCGTTCCCACAGGCGTACGAGCTGTCGATCCTCACTGGTACCCAGGTGCTGCTTTTAGTGGTCTCGGAGACTGGGCTGGTCTACACCTTTACGACGACCAAGCTGCAGCCGCTcgtcaccaaggccgagggcaagaacCTTATCCAGGTTAGTGTCATTACGCTCGGGCCTCTGCGCCTCCATCAATCAAACGTTTGATCAATCACTCTGTCTGACACTTGTTCTCAGGCCTGCCTCAACGCTCCGGACGGCTTAGGCCCTGATGGACAGCCCTCTGGAGGCCCGATTGCTCccaccaagggcaagaacGGTGGTCTGTCGATCAGGCCCCACAAGTTGACGGCGGAAGCATCAAAGGCCATGCTGGCAACAGCAGCCCAGGTCGCTGGTGCTACACcggacgaggcggcagcgcacgcgacggcgcagcaGGAGGCCGTGGCGCAGCTTGGCAACGGTACCCCCGTGTCTTCACGGCCCAAGAAGCGCTTGCCATCCAAGAAGCGGACAGCTTCTCAGCACTCGATCCCAGACGTCCCATCGGCACCCGAACTGATCCCACCGGTCCCTCCGATCCCCGACATGCACCGCCagcactcgccctcgacccATCTGTTACCGCACCAGCACGCCCCGCCACCACAGCCCCCGCCCAACCCACTGCAGTCGCCCCTCAGCGCTGGCTACCACATGCCCCAAGAATACCAGCACCACGCGCACCCAGGCCATGGTGTTCCTTCTCCGACTTACGCATACCCACCTACaccagccggcggcgactATGCGGCCGTGCAGGGATACTACCCCCACGCTCCGCCAGGGCATCAAGGCTTTGTGGTCCACCCTGGCATGTACCAGTCTGTTCCTCAACctcagcagcaacagcatgGGCAACAGGACCGGCGGATGATGcccggtggcgacggcggcatgcGCATGGGCATGTAAGatcgccaccctcgccccTCTCCTCTCCACTCATCCTCTTTGCGTCGCCATCCGCGTGACCCCTCGACGGCACCTTGGTAGGGCCTTGGTCAAGCAACCCGCCAATCGATCCCGGCCGTCCTTGGGTCACGTCGCGTAACCCGCATCCTCCCTCCTTCCGCGCCACCTCCCGAACCCCCCGGCGGCACGCGCATAAGTGATCTTTCTTCGGCAATGGCCACCCTTTTTACTTCACTTCGACTCCCTTACCTCCTAGTTTAACTTGCGCGCTCCCGTttcgccgccgtccgctTTATATCGTCTTCGCTCTATTCCCCATTGATTCCCCCGGACACCAAGTGTTAAAGTGATAGTGATAGCCAGTAGTCCTTATCCCcaccgcgccctcgccagACCCCGTTGGTCTCGAACACCTGGTAGACCAGATCCTCCAACCCCGGACAGCTGTGCAATCCCGTGTTCGTTTGGCGATAGCGCCAGTGCATGTAGTGAATACCCAAGGTGCAACAGGTGCAACAAGCAAAAGACTGACTGGACACTCAAATGTTACATTGCGCTGCATGACTTCTACTctctccacctcgccgtcgctctcTCACTCGTTCATGAAGTGTATGTAGATGAATCGGCGCCAAATCAAATGGCGGCCCCCTCCCCACAGCAGGCAGCCACGACGCCTCATGCGTCGCCTCCAGCACCACCTGCTCCGctcggtcgtcgtccagTGCCCCgtccacgcgccgcgccaccacgGGCCCTCTTGGCAGCACGCCCTCGTGTAGCTCCCTCAGCcggggcagcggcctcggcggcagccccAGGTTGCGCGTTCtggaggcgggcgaggatgTCAGGAGACGTAGTCGttgcgccagcagcgccatCGTCGTCAGGGGCAGCACGCTTGGTGCCACCGCTCGTGTCGGTGGCGGACGCCAGCGTGGCGTTGACGGCTGGACAACGCGTCAGTGTCGGCCCAAGGATGGAGAGGGGTGGGACGACTTACCATTCAGAACGCTGTTTGGTCGGGCCGGTGCGGCGCCCCTTCCGCGTacagccgccgctgcgccgcggccgcggccacgtcctgccgcaccgccgcgcacaGAGGCATCAGCAGTCGCTGCAGATGTCGAGGCCTCTGCagctgctggtgccggcgcagTCGGTGACGGCTTGGCCGGCAATGATGCTGGTGGTGTGGAAGCCTCCGCAGCCGGagaggcggccgccgcgggcttGAAAGGCGCGGCAGCCGCTGACAAGCTGGGGGCAGGAgaaccagcagcagcagcctcaaGATTGCGCACCTTGGTCTCGAGGTCGGTCTTctggcgctcgagcgtcTTGCGGGTAATCTCGCCTGTCCGAATTTGACGCTGAAGAGTCTTGATCTCTTTTTCTTGCTCGGCATTCTTCGCGACCAACTCTTCGTTGCCGGCAGGTGCTTGAGCCTTAGCCTCAGCAAGCTCCTTGTCAAACGCAGCCTTGAGCTCCGTCTCCTTGGCGGAGACCGCCGCCTGGatggccgagtcgtcggGCTTGCTGCCAGCATTGGCCAGTACGGCGGCGTGTGCTGCGTTCAGCTCGGCTTcgcgagcagcgacggcagTCTTGACAGCCTCCTCGATTGCCGACTGGTCGGTAGTAGCAGTTCCCGCGGAGGCCTCGGCAGTCGCCAGCTTGACCTTGAGCTCTGcgacctccttctcgagctcggtaATCTTGGCGTCGAGAGCCGCCTTCTCGGCAGTGAAAGCCTTGACGCGGTTGCTGAGACCCTGGTTGGCACGGTTGACCTTGATGACGTCGTTCTGGTACCTCGTCTCCTGGTCCGCCAGCTTCTTTGTAGCCTCGTCGAGTTGAGTTTGCAAAGCAGCCGTGTCGACTGAGGGCGTCTCGCCCTCAGGGACAGCGGCGGGAGTGGCGGTATCGGCTGGGGTAGCAGGGGTAGCAGGAGCAGCTTCTGAGACTGCAGCCTTGGCAGCCGCCAGCTCACTCTCGGCCTGGGTGAGCTTCTGCTGAAGGGCGTCGCGCTCAGCCTGCAGGGCAGTAagctcggcggggtcggcagcaggagcagccgAAGCTGgtgcctccttggccttggccaaCTCGGCCTGCAGGCCCTGCACAGTGGTGTCCTTCTGAGAGCTGGCTTGCTCGGCATCAGAGACCTTCTTCTCCAGCTCGGCAACCTTCGCTTGCGCTTCcgtgagctcggccttgagtTTGGtgatctcggcctccttggcgtcAACCGTGGCATTCCGCTCCTGCAGCTCCTTGGCACGACGCTGCCAGTTGAGGCCAATCTTGAGGTTCTTGTCGGCCTGCTCCTTGAGACCCGTAATCTCCTGGTCCTTCTCGGCAACAATCTTCTcagcggcctccttggcagcCGTAATGGTTGCGGTTTCGGCCTGAATGCGCTGATCCGTCTCCTCAAGGCGGCGCTAGTAATGTCAGCGGGGACGTTGGGGATTGGCAACACACCTCTGCGGCGCGGACAGCCTCGCGAGCCTCATCCGCCTGGTTTCTGAGCTGTGTGCTACGGTGTCAGCAGGATTTGGCGACTCCAACTCACGCTTCGCGCTGCAGTTCGTCGATCCTCCTCTCCAGCCTGGTGCGCTCCTCCGTCCTGGTACGCTCATTTTCGGTGCTGACGCTGTTGAGGTTGTCGATAAGGTGCTGCAAGCGAACACGCTCCTGCTGGACTGTCGAGAAGTCGGTCTGCATACGAGACTGGACGCTCTCCCACTGCTCACGCTCGGCACGAAGGTTGGCAGCCTCGTCACGAAGACGTGCCTCGGTCGACTGGTGGTTGGCAACCTCCTCAAGAGCGGCACGGCGTTCACTTTCAGCTTGAGAAATCTGGGACTGCACCTGGCGGTACTGGGTCTCCAAGCTGGCGTACTCTTGCTTCTGAAGCTGGTGGGTCTCGTTGAGAATCTGGTGCTGCTTCTCGATCATTGTCGCCCttgcctcggccttgaccctttcgacctcggcaacgcCAGCGGCCTCGCTCTTCTGACGAGCAAGTTCCTTGGCCTCAGCAACATCGGCGTCAGCCTTGTCGCGGACGCTGCTGAGCTGAGCTTGGAGGGTTGCGAGCGCTTGCTCGTTGGAGCTGTCGCTCGTCTCCAGTGGTCCGTTTGACGACGTGCCGTTTGCCGACCAGCGGAGACCCTCGCCACGCGCAAGCAGTTTCGAGAACAGGTCGCGCTCTCTTGAGATCTCGTTGATCTTCTTCTGCGACTCAAGGACCTGGGTATGCAAACGGGTGATGGTCTCCGTGGCCTGGTCGAGAGCGGCGCCAGTGTCGACGTCGCTGGCGTGGTTGGTCGCGCGGTTGATCtcgcgggcgtcgagcttTGCGGCAAGAGCACGAGTAAGCTTGAGAAGCCGCTGgttctgctgctgcagggTGGGCAGCGAAGTGAACTCGAGCAGGCGGTCGGTCACAATGTCGCCTTCGATGACCTTTGCCTTCTCGTTGAACGCCACATTTGCCAGACTAGGGTCATCGCGGATGGAGATCTCACGAAGCAGGCCCTGAACCTGGCGAGAGAGATCCTTTGCCGTTGTCTCCAGAGATTGaacctcctcggcgtgaTGCGTAGAAGCGGCGTCGAGAGCCTTGGCCCGGGACTCGAAGTTGTCGCGAGCGGAAATCGCACTCGCCAGCTCGGTGGCAAGAGCATTGGCCCGTTCAATGGCTGCGCCGTGCTCCTGTGCTTGTTGTTCAAAGAGAGGTTTCTGGGATTAACATCAGCGGGCGCTAACAGAACCGGCTCCAAACCCACCTTCTCAGCAATGTCCTGGCTGATCTGCTCGAGAAGGCTGGTCAACCGCGCAACCTCGTCCTGTGAAGCGCGCAGCTTGCCCTCCTGAATAGTGTAGTCGGTGTAGAACTGGGTGTACGacttgccctcctcgcgaAGCTTGGTGGCGAGGGTCGCAGCTGGGCTGATGTCGGATCCTGATCCCTCACCCTGCGCCATGGCCAGTCGCTCGACAACAaccttgaggtcgtcgacgcgcttctCCGCCTCCTTGCGGGCGCGCTCCTCTCGCTTCCAACGGTCCTCCCATAGtccctccttctcggccagGCTTTCTGACAAccgctcaagctcggcctcgcggtcggcCACCTCCGTtctggcctcgtcgccgtgcctCTGTGCCAGCCGTATTTCTTCATGCAAGCGGTCAAACTCCAGTCGGTAGGAGGTCTTCTGAGAGGCCGAAGCGGAGGTCAGCGTCGCGATGTTGGCGTGTGCTtcggcgagccggcgagcCTGGTCTTCGTAGGTTCGCTGCAGCGACTGGTATGCTGTCTGGATAGAAGTGATGCGTGACTGGACTGTCTCGTTCTCGTGCTGGAGCTGAGAGAGCTCAGATTGCTGCTAAGTGTCAGTTGCCGCTCGATGTTCGGGCCGTGGTTCCACTGACTGTCTGCGCGCGGTACTTGGAGAaccgcgcctcggcgtcggtcgcaGCTTTCGAGGTGGTGAGAATTTCACTGCGAGCGTTCTTCAATGCCTGCACACTTCGCTCTTCGTTGAACTGTAGTGGTCAGCCTCATAGTCGCAGGTCGCAAAGCCAACCTTGGCAGAGTCCGCGGCCATCTTGAGCTCCGACACTTCAACATCGAGGTGGGCAATCTTCTGCGATGCCTCTGATTTCTGGGAACGAAGAGTATACAAGTCCTCTGGGAACAAGATCAGCTTCCATTATCAGCGTTCGTGGGATGATCTCACGAGTTGCCCTGTGAGAGCGCTCCTGCAGTCGCTGAATCTCCTCGAGTAGCTCGCGCTTCTCTCGCTCCGCGGCCTTTGTCGTCAGCGCACGCCCCACCAGAAGGAGTGCGGCCAATCTCACCTCAATCCTGCTCTGCACAACACCCAGCTCCGACGTCGACTGTAGATGTGTTGACTGGAGCGAGGATAGCTGCGCGCGAAGCTGGTTGGCTGTGGACACTGCGGACGGTGAGCTTGTCGTTCAATGGTGACGATCGCCCAGCACCGCCCACTTACCGGCACCATCGCGCTCAGTGATGAGCTGTTGCTTGTCCGCATTCAACTTGTCAACGTCATCCGACCTGGACTTGAGTGATGAATGCAGGTCGGCCAGGGcttgctcgcgctcgacatcgGCGACCAAGTCGGCAGGAACAGAGACAGACGCGAGCTCGCTAGAAGCCGGCGCAGCTGCTGGCTCTGCGGCGATTGttgcgccggcggctggTTGGCCCTCCGACATTGTTGGGAGAGGGGTGTTCCTCACTGGCGTGAGGGAAGAGTTGAGAAGAAGGATGGATGGTGGCGAAGGAGAAGAATAAGAGAGACAGAGAGGAGAGGAGccttgtggtggtggactCTTGCCGATTCACGACAActgatgatgatgctggGTTTGTGAAGCCATTGACGAATTAGCGGATGCAAAAGTTTATTTGAACTATGTTCTAATTGATTAGGATTGATTACAAACTAATGAATTTACGTAAGCCGTTTCATCACTCCGATCTGCCCTGCAATACTCGGGTCGATGTCGTTGCCGTGTCGCGTGTTCATCTTCAACAGCACTTCTCTCAAACACAATGGCGCCAGCAGACACGTCGGCAGGGCCATCAGggtcgtcaaagtcgacggACGCCGCAGTCAACGAGCTTACGGCAAAGGTCGCAACGCTCGGacacgaggacgagcagaaccacgatgacgccgaggaaggcgaggacgacagcgaccacgacgacgatgtgaACGGGGACGCCGGTACCGGCGGCCAGGGAGGAGAGGACGGCGgaaagaagaagaagaagaaaaaGAAGAGAAAGTCCAAGGCCaagagctcggcggcggcggggacatCGCAGGCGTGAGTCGAGCGCTCGGCGCTGAAGGAAGGCGAGGGAGCACGCACTGACCTCTTCCGGCAGCGAAGTGCCCGCGGTGAACGTTGTCTCTGGTAGCCTCGGGTCTGGAAGCCATGGTGAGTCTTAACAGCATCATGCAATATTCTGACAAGCCAGAGGACATCAAGAAGGCACTGCAGGCCGTCGATCTCATGAAGCTCCTGGAGAACTTTGGAGGGGCCGACCCGAACGCGggccagctcaaggagcacAAGGTGGGCGGAGCATGTGAATGCCGCTGACATTACAGTTCTGGAAGACCCAGCCAGTGATCCAGAACGGCGAGACGATGGTCAAGGAGGGCCCCATCGACGCGCCCAAGACGCCGGCCGACGTCAGGCAGGAGCCGTACGCCCTGCCTGCTGGGTTCGAGTGGAGCACGGTCGACGTCAAGAA encodes the following:
- the MCM1 gene encoding Transcription factor of morphogenesis MCM1: MALTLSPYAPRFTQSSLSGSIAPDSPLRNNPMMSRTVSINMDGLGDYNDTTEHFDSLDTSDMVADFGAGMGVDMNFGHADDEKVVDSELSKSSAMLTPTSTQMQLDATQMQLNQAQAALGRSHHPRSVDDMFHSETGLEGGSDDEDESPVPPKRRRETQDVPGGFTYVDKESGESGRRKIRIEYITDKSRRHITFSKRKAGIMKKSFPQAYELSILTGTQVLLLVVSETGLVYTFTTTKLQPLVTKAEGKNLIQACLNAPDGLGPDGQPSGGPIAPTKGKNGGLSIRPHKLTAEASKAMLATAAQVAGATPDEAAAHATAQQEAVAQLGNGTPVSSRPKKRLPSKKRTASQHSIPDVPSAPELIPPVPPIPDMHRQHSPSTHLLPHQHAPPPQPPPNPLQSPLSAGYHMPQEYQHHAHPGHGVPSPTYAYPPTPAGGDYAAVQGYYPHAPPGHQGFVVHPGMYQSVPQPQQQQHGQQDRRMMPGGDGGMRMGM
- the Mtor gene encoding Nucleoprotein TPR, with translation MSEGQPAAGATIAAEPAAAPASSELASVSVPADLVADVEREQALADLHSSLKSRSDDVDKLNADKQQLITERDGAVSTANQLRAQLSSLQSTHLQSTSELGVVQSRIEAAEREKRELLEEIQRLQERSHRATQDLYTLRSQKSEASQKIAHLDVEVSELKMAADSAKFNEERSVQALKNARSEILTTSKAATDAEARFSKYRAQTQSELSQLQHENETVQSRITSIQTAYQSLQRTYEDQARRLAEAHANIATLTSASASQKTSYRLEFDRLHEEIRLAQRHGDEARTEVADREAELERLSESLAEKEGLWEDRWKREERARKEAEKRVDDLKVVVERLAMAQGEGSGSDISPAATLATKLREEGKSYTQFYTDYTIQEGKLRASQDEVARLTSLLEQISQDIAEKKPLFEQQAQEHGAAIERANALATELASAISARDNFESRAKALDAASTHHAEEVQSLETTAKDLSRQVQGLLREISIRDDPSLANVAFNEKAKVIEGDIVTDRLLEFTSLPTLQQQNQRLLKLTRALAAKLDAREINRATNHASDVDTGAALDQATETITRLHTQVLESQKKINEISRERDLFSKLLARGEGLRWSANGTSSNGPLETSDSSNEQALATLQAQLSSVRDKADADVAEAKELARQKSEAAGVAEVERVKAEARATMIEKQHQILNETHQLQKQEYASLETQYRQVQSQISQAESERRAALEEVANHQSTEARLRDEAANLRAEREQWESVQSRMQTDFSTVQQERVRLQHLIDNLNSVSTENERTRTEERTRLERRIDELQREATQLRNQADEAREAVRAAERRLEETDQRIQAETATITAAKEAAEKIVAEKDQEITGLKEQADKNLKIGLNWQRRAKELQERNATVDAKEAEITKLKAELTEAQAKVAELEKKVSDAEQASSQKDTTVQGLQAELAKAKEAPASAAPAADPAELTALQAERDALQQKLTQAESELAAAKAAVSEAAPATPATPADTATPAAVPEGETPSVDTAALQTQLDEATKKLADQETRYQNDVIKVNRANQGLSNRVKAFTAEKAALDAKITELEKEVAELKVKLATAEASAGTATTDQSAIEEAVKTAVAAREAELNAAHAAVLANAGSKPDDSAIQAAVSAKETELKAAFDKELAEAKAQAPAGNEELVAKNAEQEKEIKTLQRQIRTGEITRKTLERQKTDLETKVRNLEAAAAGSPAPSLSAAAAPFKPAAAASPAAEASTPPASLPAKPSPTAPAPAAAEASTSAATADASVRGGAAGRGRGRGAAAAVRGRGAAPARPNSVLNAVNATLASATDTSGGTKRAAPDDDGAAGATTTSPDILARLQNAQPGAAAEAAAPAEGATRGRAAKRARGGAARGRGTGRRPSGAGGAGGDA